A section of the Streptomyces sp. V3I8 genome encodes:
- a CDS encoding glycerophosphodiester phosphodiesterase, with protein MTHARQHPPQVIAHRGASDEAPEHTLAAYEKAIEDGADALECDVRLTADGHLVCVHDRRVNRTSNGRGAVSALELADLAALDFGSWKNRDEAPDWEQQRPPSWEQQSVLTLERLLELVADAGRPVRLAIETKHPTRWAGQVEERLLILLKRFGLDAPSSADESPVRVMSFSARSLQRVRAASPTLPTVYLLQFVSPRLRDGRLPPGVRIAGPSLRIVRNHPAYIERLKGAGHQVHVWTVNESQDVDLCVGLGVDAIITNRPRAVLRQLGR; from the coding sequence GTGACTCACGCACGACAGCACCCGCCCCAGGTCATCGCTCACCGCGGGGCTTCCGACGAGGCCCCCGAGCACACCCTGGCCGCGTACGAGAAGGCGATCGAGGACGGGGCCGACGCCCTCGAGTGCGATGTACGGCTGACCGCGGACGGGCACCTCGTCTGCGTCCACGACCGCCGCGTCAACCGCACCTCGAACGGCCGCGGCGCCGTCTCGGCCCTGGAGCTCGCGGACCTCGCCGCCCTGGACTTCGGCTCCTGGAAGAACCGCGACGAGGCACCCGACTGGGAACAGCAGCGGCCTCCCTCCTGGGAGCAGCAGTCCGTCCTGACGCTGGAGCGCCTGCTCGAACTCGTGGCCGACGCCGGCCGCCCCGTACGGCTCGCCATCGAGACCAAGCACCCCACACGCTGGGCCGGCCAGGTCGAGGAGCGCCTGCTGATCCTCCTGAAGCGCTTCGGCCTCGACGCACCGTCCTCGGCCGACGAGTCGCCCGTACGCGTCATGAGTTTCTCGGCGCGTTCCCTGCAGCGCGTCCGGGCCGCGTCCCCGACGCTGCCGACGGTCTACCTGCTGCAGTTCGTCTCGCCCCGGCTGCGCGACGGGCGGCTGCCCCCGGGCGTCCGGATCGCCGGGCCCTCCCTGCGGATCGTACGCAACCACCCGGCGTACATCGAGCGCCTGAAGGGGGCCGGACACCAGGTCCACGTGTGGACGGTGAACGAGTCCCAGGACGTCGACCTCTGCGTCGGACTGGGTGTCGACGCCATCATCACCAACCGGCCGAGGGCGGTACTGCGGCAGTTGGGCCGCTGA
- a CDS encoding ATP-binding protein, translating to MRHRTCIGRFPAQSRRASTPWRGAKEVSGVALVVAQEVPTSSSMAVAHGPAGVGEARHRMRDQLRRGGVAETVIDDAVLILSELLSNACRHGRPLGDALAGDGDVRAAWRVEPTGRLVVEVTDGGGPTRPVPSTPSVTAHGGRGLNIITALADDWGVRDDTRGELTVWAIVHKDAHAARRRDDFAARVTAPTASAMPDLDFGDAFDGLD from the coding sequence GTGCGTCACCGCACGTGCATTGGCCGGTTTCCGGCTCAGTCCAGGAGGGCATCCACACCGTGGCGTGGGGCAAAGGAGGTCTCGGGGGTGGCGTTGGTGGTGGCACAGGAAGTGCCCACGTCGTCGAGCATGGCCGTTGCCCATGGCCCTGCGGGCGTGGGCGAGGCAAGACACCGCATGCGGGATCAACTGCGCAGGGGCGGTGTCGCGGAAACGGTCATCGACGATGCCGTACTGATCCTTTCCGAACTACTGAGCAATGCGTGCCGTCACGGCAGGCCACTGGGTGACGCGCTGGCGGGGGACGGTGACGTCCGGGCCGCCTGGCGTGTCGAACCGACCGGCAGGCTCGTCGTCGAGGTGACGGACGGCGGCGGTCCGACCCGCCCGGTTCCGTCCACACCCTCGGTCACCGCTCATGGCGGCCGCGGGCTGAACATCATCACGGCGCTGGCCGACGACTGGGGCGTCCGGGACGACACCCGGGGCGAGCTCACGGTGTGGGCGATCGTGCACAAGGACGCACACGCCGCCCGCCGCCGCGACGACTTCGCCGCGCGGGTCACGGCCCCCACCGCGTCCGCGATGCCCGACCTGGACTTCGGGGACGCGTTCGACGGCCTGGACTGA
- a CDS encoding DUF5926 family protein translates to MAKKRPQTKAKRPQPQDGARAAGADGHVPVVGAREPCPCGSGRRYKACHGRAAAHAVTELVQRPFEGLPSEGDWIALRELVPAATVELRLKEPLPEGVPSVTLATVLPMAWPALRREDGSVLIGLQNDTASGDISRDLADTLQRALTAEPGTPVQGRRAPGDGPRLQELLDPEGAFEPVVHAGFEFWVPDAQNASTEVTASLERANAAAIPTVKLAGVDAAYWCETPDKNHLRWVMPHPEEQLLDALARLHAAGTSSLGEGTRLVGSFRAHGLTVPVWDLPTGVTAEDVEKPASEFAERLSAALATDAPLTADERRARGGLTNRQVTLS, encoded by the coding sequence ATGGCCAAGAAGCGCCCCCAGACGAAGGCCAAGCGGCCGCAGCCACAGGATGGGGCCCGCGCCGCCGGCGCCGACGGACACGTGCCGGTCGTCGGCGCCCGCGAGCCCTGTCCCTGCGGCAGCGGCCGTCGCTACAAGGCCTGCCACGGCCGCGCCGCCGCGCACGCCGTGACCGAGCTGGTGCAGCGCCCCTTCGAGGGCCTGCCGAGCGAGGGCGACTGGATCGCGCTGCGCGAGCTGGTGCCCGCGGCCACCGTCGAACTGCGCCTGAAGGAGCCCCTCCCGGAGGGCGTCCCGTCGGTCACGCTCGCGACGGTCCTGCCGATGGCGTGGCCTGCGCTGCGCCGCGAGGACGGTTCGGTCCTGATCGGCCTGCAGAACGACACGGCGTCCGGCGACATCAGCCGCGACCTGGCCGACACGCTCCAGCGCGCGCTCACCGCCGAGCCCGGCACTCCGGTGCAGGGCCGCCGCGCCCCGGGCGACGGGCCGCGTCTGCAGGAGCTCCTCGACCCCGAAGGCGCGTTCGAGCCAGTTGTGCACGCGGGCTTCGAATTCTGGGTTCCGGACGCGCAGAACGCCTCCACGGAGGTAACCGCTTCCCTGGAGCGCGCCAACGCCGCCGCCATCCCGACGGTGAAGCTCGCCGGTGTCGACGCGGCGTACTGGTGCGAGACGCCGGACAAGAACCACCTGCGCTGGGTCATGCCGCACCCCGAGGAGCAGCTTCTGGACGCGCTCGCGCGGCTGCACGCGGCGGGCACGTCGAGCCTCGGCGAGGGCACCCGGCTGGTGGGTTCCTTCCGCGCCCACGGCCTCACGGTCCCGGTCTGGGACCTGCCGACGGGCGTCACGGCGGAGGACGTCGAGAAGCCCGCGTCCGAGTTCGCCGAGCGGCTCTCCGCCGCGCTGGCCACGGACGCACCGCTCACCGCCGACGAGCGCCGGGCGCGCGGCGGCCTCACCAACCGCCAGGTCACCCTCAGCTGA
- a CDS encoding bifunctional DNA primase/polymerase, whose amino-acid sequence MREILGRRRRLLSRRNGGKPEMLGAALTFATAWQWPVLPGVAPDPQGRARCACPDPECTVPGAHPFDPGLLAATTDERMARWWWTNRPTAPIILATGGAAPCAVSLPAPAAARALTALDHMGMRLGPVIASPTRWALLVKPYSLEQLGELLYAKDFVPGSLRFHGEGGYVALPPSETGQGGIRWERAPLPGSAAPWVPDVEAVVDAVVEALTRTGVSAPEL is encoded by the coding sequence ATGCGCGAGATCCTCGGAAGGCGACGCAGGCTCCTGTCCAGGCGAAACGGCGGGAAGCCTGAGATGCTCGGCGCGGCCCTGACCTTCGCGACCGCCTGGCAGTGGCCCGTACTCCCGGGCGTGGCACCGGATCCGCAGGGACGGGCCCGGTGCGCGTGTCCCGACCCGGAGTGCACGGTGCCGGGTGCCCACCCCTTCGACCCGGGCCTGCTCGCGGCCACCACCGACGAGCGCATGGCGCGCTGGTGGTGGACGAACCGGCCGACGGCGCCGATCATCCTCGCGACCGGAGGAGCGGCCCCGTGCGCGGTGAGCCTGCCGGCGCCGGCCGCCGCCCGTGCGCTCACCGCGCTCGACCACATGGGGATGCGTCTGGGACCGGTGATCGCGTCCCCCACGCGCTGGGCGCTGCTCGTGAAGCCGTACTCCCTCGAGCAGCTGGGTGAACTGCTCTACGCCAAGGACTTCGTGCCGGGCTCGCTGCGGTTCCACGGCGAGGGCGGTTACGTGGCACTGCCGCCGTCCGAGACCGGCCAGGGCGGAATCCGCTGGGAACGCGCTCCGCTGCCCGGCTCGGCCGCCCCCTGGGTGCCCGACGTCGAGGCCGTGGTGGACGCGGTGGTGGAGGCCCTCACCCGTACGGGTGTGAGCGCCCCCGAGTTGTAG
- a CDS encoding PP2C family protein-serine/threonine phosphatase, translated as MLDIPLRVRVHVETLPAAQNDMGVCDAIERYAPVGKPDAMNAPHLPKVAGIDSTVPAPAHTVAPARATPGSPPAPVPHAPGAVLQDRLAGWVSDLTTLHELTERLARTGSLADALQELLRAGAALVGARRALVVLEPGDGLGPDTTIGLGLARADLGHIETVPRSSMSYGRILDGLPCGEGGIAQPDLLSEDGLDPRHREVAARLGYAASYALPLTTEGAGRLGAAVWLYDEPAEPVERQRHLAGLYTAYAAEHLARLVELERTRACMTTISQELLPSRLPRVPGVQLAARHRTGPRGGGDWYDALPLPDAALGLAVGSVTGSGPGAVAAMGRLRASLRAYAVMEGEDPVAVLSDLELLLRLTEPARSATALFAYCEPAPRRITLAGAGHSPPLVIGERRTEYVETSVSAPLGMLACWEAPSMEFRAEAGETVLLYTDGLLHRTGDPMDRAFSRLHAAAASVPRALRGDPGTVADHVLRSMLPDGLADADSDEDVALLAVRFE; from the coding sequence ATGCTGGACATCCCCTTACGAGTGCGTGTACATGTGGAGACACTGCCGGCGGCGCAGAATGACATGGGGGTTTGCGATGCTATCGAGCGATACGCACCGGTCGGAAAGCCGGACGCCATGAACGCCCCTCACCTCCCGAAAGTGGCCGGAATCGATTCAACGGTTCCGGCACCCGCACACACTGTCGCGCCGGCACGTGCCACCCCGGGTTCCCCACCCGCCCCTGTTCCACACGCTCCCGGGGCCGTTCTCCAGGACAGACTCGCAGGCTGGGTCTCCGACCTCACCACGCTGCACGAGCTCACCGAGCGGCTCGCGCGCACCGGATCGCTGGCGGACGCACTCCAGGAACTGCTGCGCGCCGGAGCCGCCCTCGTGGGCGCCCGGCGCGCTCTCGTGGTGCTGGAACCGGGCGACGGGCTCGGCCCGGACACGACGATCGGGCTGGGACTCGCCCGGGCGGACCTCGGGCACATCGAGACCGTCCCGCGCAGCTCCATGTCGTACGGCAGGATCCTCGACGGGCTGCCCTGCGGTGAGGGCGGGATCGCCCAGCCCGACCTCCTCTCCGAGGACGGACTGGACCCGCGGCACCGCGAGGTGGCCGCCCGGCTCGGCTACGCGGCGAGCTACGCGCTGCCGTTGACCACCGAGGGAGCGGGCCGTCTGGGCGCCGCCGTGTGGCTCTACGACGAACCGGCCGAGCCGGTCGAGCGGCAGCGCCACCTGGCCGGCCTCTACACGGCGTACGCGGCCGAGCACCTGGCCCGCCTGGTGGAACTGGAGCGCACGCGCGCGTGCATGACGACGATCTCGCAGGAGCTGCTCCCCTCCCGGCTGCCCCGCGTCCCAGGCGTCCAGCTCGCCGCCCGGCACCGCACGGGGCCGCGCGGCGGCGGTGACTGGTACGACGCGCTGCCGCTGCCCGACGCGGCCCTCGGTCTCGCGGTCGGTTCCGTCACCGGGTCGGGCCCCGGCGCCGTCGCGGCCATGGGCCGGCTGCGGGCCTCCCTGCGGGCGTACGCGGTGATGGAGGGCGAGGACCCGGTCGCCGTCCTGTCCGACCTGGAACTGCTGCTGCGGCTCACCGAACCGGCGCGGTCCGCCACCGCCCTGTTCGCGTACTGCGAGCCCGCCCCGCGCAGGATCACGCTGGCCGGGGCCGGGCACAGCCCGCCGCTGGTGATCGGCGAGCGGCGCACGGAGTACGTGGAGACGTCGGTGTCGGCCCCCCTGGGGATGCTCGCCTGCTGGGAGGCGCCCAGCATGGAGTTCCGGGCCGAGGCGGGAGAGACGGTTCTGCTGTACACGGACGGGCTGCTGCACCGTACCGGCGACCCCATGGACCGGGCCTTCTCGCGGCTGCACGCGGCCGCCGCGAGCGTGCCGAGGGCACTGCGCGGGGATCCGGGCACCGTCGCCGACCACGTCCTGCGGAGCATGCTGCCGGACGGCCTCGCGGACGCCGACAGCGACGAGGACGTGGCACTCCTCGCGGTCCGCTTCGAGTGA
- a CDS encoding aminopeptidase P family protein has translation MSEALIPETPEAVLDDAADQADEEEPIKQRKNGLYPGVSDELAESMKSGWADTELHGLEPIAQAPYTAARRAALSARFPGERLVVPAGNLKTRSNDTEYPFRASVEYAYLTGNLTEDGVLVLEPVADGHRATIYLLPRSDRENGEFWLSGQGELWVGRRHSLTEAEQLYGIPASDVRELPDRLREATGPVRVVRGYDAGIEAALTDKVTAERDAELRVFLSEARLVKDEFEAGELQKAVDSTVRGFEDVVRVLDRAEATSERYIEGTFFLRARVEGNDIGYGSICAAGPHACTLHWVRNDGPVRSGDLLLLDAGVETHTLYTADVTRTLPINGTYSEIQKKIYDAVYESQEAGIAAVRPGAKYRDFHDASQRVLAEKLVEWGLVEGPVERVLELGLQRRWTLHGTGHMLGMDVHDCAAARTETYVDGTLEPGMCLTVEPGLYFQADDLTVPQEYRGIGVRIEDDILVTQDGNRNLSAGLPRRSDEVEAWMAALKG, from the coding sequence GTGTCGGAGGCGCTCATTCCGGAGACCCCGGAAGCCGTGCTTGACGATGCCGCCGACCAGGCGGACGAAGAAGAGCCCATCAAGCAGCGCAAGAACGGCCTGTACCCGGGTGTGTCGGACGAGCTGGCCGAGAGCATGAAGTCCGGCTGGGCCGACACCGAGCTGCACGGCCTGGAGCCGATAGCGCAGGCCCCGTACACCGCCGCCCGCCGTGCCGCGCTCTCCGCGCGCTTCCCGGGCGAGCGCCTGGTCGTCCCGGCGGGCAACCTGAAGACCCGCTCGAACGACACGGAGTACCCCTTCCGCGCCTCGGTCGAGTACGCGTACCTGACCGGCAACCTCACCGAGGACGGCGTCCTGGTGCTGGAGCCGGTCGCGGACGGCCACCGGGCCACGATCTACCTGCTGCCGCGCTCCGACCGCGAGAACGGCGAGTTCTGGCTCTCCGGCCAGGGCGAGCTGTGGGTCGGCCGCCGCCACTCCCTGACCGAGGCCGAACAGCTGTACGGCATTCCCGCCTCGGACGTCCGTGAGCTTCCCGACAGGCTGCGCGAGGCGACCGGCCCGGTCCGGGTCGTGCGCGGGTACGACGCCGGCATCGAGGCGGCGCTCACCGACAAGGTCACCGCCGAGCGCGACGCCGAACTGCGCGTCTTCCTCTCCGAGGCCCGGCTGGTCAAGGACGAGTTCGAGGCCGGCGAGCTGCAGAAGGCCGTCGACTCGACCGTGCGCGGCTTCGAGGACGTCGTACGGGTCCTGGACCGGGCCGAGGCGACCAGCGAGCGCTACATCGAGGGCACGTTCTTCCTGCGCGCGCGGGTCGAGGGCAACGACATCGGCTACGGCTCGATCTGCGCGGCGGGCCCGCACGCGTGCACGCTGCACTGGGTGCGCAACGACGGCCCGGTGCGCTCCGGTGACCTGCTCCTGCTGGACGCGGGCGTGGAGACCCACACGCTCTACACGGCCGACGTCACGCGCACCCTGCCGATCAACGGTACGTACTCGGAGATCCAGAAGAAGATCTACGACGCCGTGTACGAGTCCCAGGAGGCCGGTATCGCGGCCGTGCGGCCGGGCGCCAAGTACCGGGACTTCCACGACGCCTCCCAGCGGGTGCTGGCCGAGAAGCTCGTCGAGTGGGGGCTCGTCGAGGGCCCCGTCGAGCGGGTCCTGGAGCTGGGGCTGCAGCGCCGCTGGACGCTGCACGGCACCGGTCACATGCTCGGCATGGACGTCCACGACTGCGCGGCCGCCCGGACGGAGACGTACGTGGACGGCACGCTGGAGCCGGGCATGTGCCTGACCGTCGAGCCGGGTCTGTACTTCCAGGCGGACGACCTGACCGTGCCGCAGGAGTACCGGGGCATCGGTGTCCGCATCGAGGACGACATCCTCGTCACGCAGGACGGCAACCGGAACCTTTCGGCCGGGCTGCCCCGCAGGTCGGACGAGGTCGAGGCGTGGATGGCCGCTCTGAAGGGCTGA